The proteins below come from a single Trachemys scripta elegans isolate TJP31775 chromosome 16, CAS_Tse_1.0, whole genome shotgun sequence genomic window:
- the RDH5 gene encoding retinol dehydrogenase 5, with protein MRGRGAIGSSLDFGWSRTCVTEPRAAGPSPGPSAGLNSRKVPAMWLYVGLVALVWALGWYLRDRQTLASVQDKHVFITGCDSGFGHMLAKRLDRKGFRVLAGCLTQKGADNLQRTSSAGLRATLLDVTSSESIRRAAAWVQAEVGEKGLFGLVNNAGVANPIGPTEWMRIQDFRQVLAVNTFGLIEVTLALLPLLKRARGRVVNTSSVLGRLSANGGGYCVSKYTVEAFSDSLRRDMYHFGVRVSIVEPGFFKTAVTSLDAIEASLQELWSQLAPEARQSYGEDFFQQYLKVQRLIMNFICDPDLSKVTSCMEHALQAKHPRTRYSAGWDAKLLWLPASYLPAFLVDVVLATILPKPARRSR; from the exons atgcgggggcggggggcaatcGGCTCTTCCCTGGACTTTGGCTGGAGCAGAACTTGTGTGACTGAGCCCCGGGCAGCAGgacccagccccggccccagcgctgGTCTGAACAGCAGGAAG GTGCCAGCCATGTGGCTCTACGTGGGCCTGGTGGCCCTGGTGTGGGCGCTGGGCTGGTACCTGCGGGACCGCCAGACCCTGGCCAGTGTCCAGGACAAGCACGTCTTCATCACGGGCTGCGACTCGGGCTTCGGGCACATGCTGGCCAAGCGGCTGGACAGGAAGGGCTTCCGGGTGCTGGCCGGCTGCCTGACCCAGAAGGGAGCCGACAACCTGCAGCGCACCAGCTCGGCCGGCCTGCGGGCCACCCTGCTCGACGTGACCAGCAGCGAGAGCATCCGGCGGGCCGCGGCGTGGGTGCAGGctgaggtgggggagaaag GTCTCTTCGGGCTGGTGAACAACGCGGGGGTGGCGAACCCCATCGGCCCCACCGAGTGGATGCGGATCCAGGATTTCCGGCAGGTTCTGGCCGTCAACACCTTCGGCCTCATCGAGGTGACCCTGGCGCTCCTGCCGCTGCTGAAGCGGGCGCGGGGCCGCGTGGTCAACACGTCCAGCGTGCTGGGGCGGCTCTCGGCCAATGGGGGCGGCTATTGCGTCTCCAAGTACACGGTGGAGGCCTTCTCCGACAGCCTGCG GCGGGACATGTACCACTTCGGGGTGCGCGTGTCCATCGTCGAACCCGGGTTCTTCAAGACGGCCGTGACCAGCCTGGACGCCATCGAGGCCTCGCTGCAGGAGCTGTGGAGTCAGCTGGCGCCCGAGGCCAGGCAGAGCTACGGGGAGGATTTCTtccagcagt accttAAGGTGCAGCGTCTCATCATGAACTTCATCTGCGACCCCGACCTGAGCAAGGTGACCAGCTGCATGGAGCATGCGCTGCAGGCCAAGCACCCGCGCACGAGGTACAGTGCCGGCTGGGACGCCAAGCTGCTCTGGCTACCGGCCTCCTACCTGCCGGCCTTCCTGGTGGATGTTGTGCTGGCCACGATCCTGCCGAAGCCGGCCCGCCGCAGCCGCTAG
- the BLOC1S1 gene encoding biogenesis of lysosome-related organelles complex 1 subunit 1 yields SPLSPALPRVAQAYVNQRKLDHEVKTLQIQAAQFAKQTGQWINMVENFNQALKEIGDVENWARSIELDMRTIATALEYVYKGQLQPSGS; encoded by the exons tcccccctctctcctgccctgcccagggTGGCCCAGGCCTATGTGAACCAGAGAAAGTTGGACCATGAGGTGAAGACGCTGCAGATCCAAGCTGCCCAGTTCGCCAAGCAGACGGGCCAGTGGATCAACATGGTGGAGAACTTCAACCAGGCGCTCAAG GAGATTGGCGACGTGGAGAACTGGGCGCGCAGCATCGAGCTGGACATGCGGACCATCGCCACCGCCCTGGAGTACGTCTACAAGGGGCAGCTGCAGCCCTCCGGCTCCTGA
- the CD63 gene encoding CD63 antigen — MALEGGMKCVKFLVFFFNFLFWLCGIALIVIGVLVQLELNKTLIMSSPSASGAPIVIIVVGVVIFFVSFFGCCGASKENYCMVTTFAVLLTCIFLVEIAAAIAGYIFKDKVRTALQGGLEDAMMKYSKDELVKETMDELQKKYSCCGAHNYTDWFHYDPFKGNNSVPKSCCQANATLPTCNVNPTADTINVQGCAESIEAWLKKHIVIVAAVALGIAFFELLGIVFACCLMRGIRRGYEVM, encoded by the exons ATGGCGTTGGAAGGCGGCATGAAATGCGTCAAGTTCCTGGTTTTCTTCTTCAACTTCTTGTTCTGG CTCTGCGGCATTGCCCTCATCGTCATCGGGGTCTTAGTGCAGCTCGAGCTCAACAAGACACTGATTATGAGTAGCCCTTCGGCCTCGGGCGCCCCCATCGTCATCATCGTGGTGGGCGTCGTCATCTTCTTCGTCTCCTTCTTCGGCTGCTGTGGGGCCTCAAAGGAGAACTACTGCATGGTCACCACG TTCGCCGTCCTGCTCACCTGTATCTTCCTGGTGGAGATCGCGGCTGCCATCGCTGGGTACatcttcaaggacaag gtCCGCACCGCGCTCCAGGGCGGCCTGGAGGATGCCATGATGAAATACAGCAAGGACGAGCTGGTAAAGGAGACCATGGACGAACTGCAGAAgaaa TATTCCTGCTGCGGAGCCCATAACTACACAGACTGGTTCCACTACGATCCGTTCAAAGGGAACAACAGcgtccccaaatcctgctgccagGCGAACGCCACCCTGCCCACCTGCAACGTCAATCCCACCGCTGACACCATCAACGTCCAA GGCTGTGCGGAGAGCATCGAGGCCTGGCTGAAGAAACATATTGTGATCGTGGCGGCCGTGGCGCTGGGCATCGCCTTTTTCGAG CTCCTGGGCATCGTCTTCGCCTGCTGCCTCATGAGGGGGATCCGGCGCGGCTACGAGGTCATGTAG